Genomic DNA from Ictidomys tridecemlineatus isolate mIctTri1 chromosome 6, mIctTri1.hap1, whole genome shotgun sequence:
taaaaatatattataaaagatcCAAGTAATAGTGCTGGGTGGGAtaaagcctgtaatcccaactacattggagcctgaggcaggaggttcacaaatttgaggccaactgggcaatttagcaagatcctgtctcaaaacaaaaagtgttagggatatgactcaggggtagagtgcttgtctaacattCATgttgccctaggttcaattccctgtacttccaaacaaacaaaacataaatatatagagTAATGTGGAATTTGATGTCTATTCTTCCCATTTCTATCTTCTCACCACCCTCAGTTATGCTCCTAGcacctttaaaaaaagatttttttagatgttgatggacttttattttattcatttatttatatgcagtgctgagaatcaaacccagtgcctcacacatgctaggcaagtgctctaccactgagcctcaaccctgATCCCCCTCtcattaccttttaaaaatatatatatcaacacaTTTTAGTTAAAATATGAATGCACTTATGTCACATGTGTGCTGTACCTGCTTTTTTATTTAAGGGTATATACATTTGGCTTAGAAGATTTACATACTAGTATAGTTAGCTCTTTATTTTTGATAGTTTCTCCTTATTTCATtgtgtaatttttcaaaataaagcacTTGTGCAGGGTTTGGTGGTACATACATCTGCAATcccaagtgactcaggagactaagttaggaagatcacaagttggaatccagactcagcaacttagagagactctgtgtccaaaaaacaaacaaacaaaaaaactggagAGGAgctcaatccatagtaccaaaggaggaaaaataacatatttatctAGAATCTGTTATTTGGAGATTATTGTTCAGCTGGTACTTGGGAGATCTAGGAATGATCACAGCCTGTCCTTGGTATCAGTGAGCTGGCTGTCAGGGGATATGAGACTGGAGGAGAGGGGCATGCACAAATAGCTGCAACCcaagggaaaatataaaaatgtcccTAAGTATATGCCTGAAGTTCAAAAATAGGGAAAGTCACTGTTAACTAAGAGAATCAGAGCTTCACTGAGGAGATACTTGAATTTAACCTGGAGGAAACTTGACAGGTAAAGAGAAGAGCATGAACTAGGACATAGAGATGGAAACACATGGTATAGGTTCCTCTGATGGCCAGATCACAGTCCAGAAGCAGGAAGAGGTTTTGGTCTAGTTCATAAACATTTGTATGTCAGACACAAGCAATGAGGATATAGAAAAGAGAAACGTGAGGTTCTGTTTCTAAAAGGCTTTCAGTTTAATAGGCTAAAAGACCAGTTGAGAAAAGTAAATAAGTGCTAGATTACAAAAGCTTTTAATTGGCATGTCAAGGAGTCAGAATTTTATTCACTGGGCAGTGTGGAGTCATGGTAGGTTTTTGGTGGGCAACTGACATGACAAACTAAATAgtaaaaatgtacagaatgtcTCAAGTAGGAGAGGTTGGGAATGAGGTTTATtcctcttttaaataaaaaagtattttttaaaatctcaatttaAAGATGTTTGATTGTTTGGGGATGTGATTCAATAGTAGAGTATTTAACCTAGCAtgggggagaccctgggttcaatctccagtgatCCCTAAGGGATGGTTAGAGGAAGGCATCTGATGGTAGGCAATCCAGGGGCTGATGTGGTGGCTCTTCAGTTTTAGACATAGCCTTCATCCTTATGATCACCTCATGGTCTAATATAGCTACCAGAGCATAATTAATCTTATCTATCTTCCAGgtagcagaaggaaggaaggcaagaccttgtggggagggagaggaacaCAATGATACATTTCCTAGCTAACTCCCTTTGAAGAACTTTCTTGGAAGTCCAAGACAAtacttactttcttttctttttctttttttggtactgggccaAGACAATGCTTTCAACACTTCTGTTTCTTATTAGATATAAACTAGGTGACCAATAAGTCctctaggttttttttgttgttggttggttggttgtttgtttttgcagtgcagGGGTTTGAGTCCAGGggcactaagctacatctctagcactttatttttttggtaagagggattgaactcagatgcactaaaccactaagccacatccccagccctttttttgtattttatttagagacagggtctccctgagttcctTAAcattcacttttgctgaagctggctttgaacttgcaatcctgcctcagtctcctaggccactgggattataggcatgtgcctcctTGCCtggcctctttttattttttgagacagggacttactactaagttgtctaggctggctttgaatttgtgatcctcttgcttcagcctccctagtacctgggattataggtgtgccccactATGTCTGTGACCATATGCAGCTTTAAGGGAGACATAGAAATATAGTTTTATGGGGATATATTCAGTATTTAGAATTTTGCGATATAATTTGCATAAAGTGAGATTCCCAGATTGTAAACATAGAGTTTAAGATTTGACAAGTGCTTGCATCCAACTCATGTCCCTCTCACGTTATGGAGCATTCATCACTCCAGAAATTCCCTcctgctggtgtgtgtgtgttttctttaacAATCCCATAGAGTGGCTGGGGCTTGGGGGAGGGTGCGCAGAAAAAATGAGGTCTTAATGGGAATGAAAAAGAGCTGGAGAGACTGGAGGGGGAAGCCAAAGGAGACTGGTTGAATGTAGATGAAGAATAATCAGAGAATGCTGAGCCCCTAGCAAAAAGAGGAGATTGGGAGAATAAGACCAGGTTGTTGTGGGTGGGATGGAAGGAGGAAGAATGAGTACTTGTTGGGTGTGTTGAGTCTGAAGTGCTGGCAAAACATCCAGGTGGAGATGCCTAGTAGGTAGTTGTGTCTAGGGCTTGCAAGGGCAATCAAAGCTCAGTTGCACCAAATACCAGAGAGATGATGCTAAAGACAACAGGCCAAGAAATGGCCCCAGAGTTTGGTAAATGTGAGCTCCCTGATAGCCTTTGAGCGAGCAGAATCCAGGTGCCAAAGGCTGAACAAATTATGCAAATGGTACTGGTAGGATCGACTGAAATCATTTGAAACCCTCTTTAAAGACTGAAATTCTTGCATAAACAAAAGGTTTGTATGTgctgctcttttatttatttatttattttttgtgctgcTCTTTTAAAAAGGTTGTTAATGAAAGCAGAAAAATGGTAATGCCAGAGGAAAAGATCAGGAATTCATCCCATTCTTACAGGAAAATAGTTCCTTGTGCTTTCCAGTTAGCTTTCcaaaagcaaaaggaaaggaCAGTGCTCTGCTCCAGAGAGTGGAGCTGAAGGTATAGAGATGGGAGAGGGATGCCACCTTTGACAACTGTTGGTGTGGCAGCAATTCCTCCTGTGGGACAGAACGGCTAACGGACAGATGGGTCAGAATGCGAACTCCCTATCTCAGAGAGTAGGGAGGGCTTCCTGCGGCCTCCTCCCTCCAGGAGGTGGGGACAAGGTGGAGCAAGGATTGCGAGAGGAGGAGCTCGCTCATCACCACAAGCCCGGTCGCGTCCAGTCTCGCCTGGGCGCCGAGGAAAAGATCTCCTAATCTCCGCCACTGGAGTAGCCTGTCCAGGTGCCCCAGTGCCCTGCCCCCATCCAGTCATGACCCTGCGCCCCTTATTCCTGCCCCTCcatctcctgctgctgctgctgctcagtGGGACGGTGTGCCGGGCTGAGGCTGGGTTCGAAACCGAAAGTCCCGTCCGGACCCTCCAagtggagactttggtgaggagaTGGGCCAGAACCTGTGGGGGAACTCCAGGATCTAAACGAACCTGGgagtggggaagagaggaagtgCGGGAACTGAGTTGGATGGTGCTGGGTCTAGGGGAGAGAACTAGATCTTTGGAGGAGCTTCCGTGACCCTTGTAGTCCGATCGTAGGTGGAGCCCCCCGAACCGTGTGCAGAACCCGCTGCTTTTGGAGACACGCTCCACATACATTACACGGTGAGGGGCACAAGGGGTTGGGGCGGGGCCTAGGAGGGGCGGGGCATTGCTGAAACACGTCAGCTTTGGCTTAGACACGTGGCAAGGGTTTGGAAGGAAAAATTCAGGCTCTGGGGTCGTAGAGCacgtggcggggggggggggggaggggcgcCCCTCTTTCCTGCCTATTTCCCCTTGGTGCTTTTCCTCCAATTCCTCCTTGGCACTGAGAAACGTAGGGTGGAGAGGTCTCTAGTAAGTGCCAGCCCTTTGGGACTTCCTGTTCCTTTTTGCCCTAGAGGGATAAACTGCAGCAATAAGGGGGTTGCCGCCACCTTGCGGTCCAGGTGTGTGTGTTGCCCGCCTCCTTAGGAAGCACTAGGTATGTGCTCTTGACGCTCTCTCCCAACCAGGGTACCTTGATAGATGGACGCATTATTGACACCTCTCTGACCAGAGATCCTCTGGTTATAGAACTTGGCCAAAAGCAGGTGATTCCAGGTATGTGACCTGTGCCTCTCATTTCACCTCTTCCCAACCTATGCCCTTTCTTGGCTTTTCAacccctaagttgcccaggaaaGGCCTCTTGGAATAAGACCCCAGGGCTCTTCCAGTTACTTCCTAAGATTTAAGCCCCACTTCTAATACTTCTCTTGCCCCATACCCCATTGGAAACCAGGAATTTGAGAAGTGGGGAAGACTCAATTGAGAGTTAAGTGTGAACCTCTGATCTTTCTCTTGGGTGACTTGGTAAATGTGAGTAGCTTCCAGTAAGTTATGTCTTCTTCCTCAAGGTCTGGAGCAGAGCCTTCTAGACATGTGTGTAGGGTGAGTATCTGGGAAGAGGGTATAGGAGGGTGGGTATCCCCTTTCCCTGGGTAGAGGTTTTCTCTGCCATCCTGCTCCTGCAGGAGTCAGTAGAATGTGGGATAAAGGACTGTGGCTTCACATTGGACAGGTCCACATCAGTAGGCCTTCTGAGGATATCTAAAACCGGTGCCCCTCTGGTTTTGTTGGAGGAGTTGGGGTTGTAGGGAGATGGACACTTTTGCTGTTAGACACGCAGGTGGGAAAGTTCATGTTTTGGGTATAAATATACAAGGGGTTTTGCTGACTGAAGGTACTGGCCCACCTTCCCACCTCTGGCTGTGACTTACATTCCTTCCCTCAGAGAGAAGCGAAGGGCAATCATCCCTTCTCACTTGGCCTATGGAAAACGGGGATTTCCACCATCTGTCCCAGGTAATCTGACTAGGTCTTTCTTTCAGGCCATCAAAAAACCAGTCCCTAcaaggaattaattttttttgttttttggtctggAGCTTGAGAAGGTCCAGATCAGGTTTACTGAAAGGGACAGGAGTGGCTGGGGCCTCCTTCTGcagagccactttttttttttctgctcaggTCACCAATAGAGACTACAAACATCACCTGTTAAGGCCACCTCTGGCAGCTGGAATATTTTTAGGGAAGAGATACGTGCTTGACCTACATGGGTCTGCTGCTTGTATTACTACTCTCAGAATAGTCAAGGAACtcaaaaaaagcaatctttaaaagCCAAGTCTACCCCATAACTTGGAAAACTCTTATAAATCATTGttgtatctgttttttaaaaaattttagttatgtatggacttaatgcatttatttgtttttatgtggtgctaggattgaacccagtgcctcacactcaGCTACAACTGAGTTGAAGctcccattgagccacaactACACCCCTATTATATCTGTTTTTAAAGGGCTGATACTGGACAGATTTCCCAAGACACATATCTTTTGCTTTTGGTTATAACAAATGTTCTATTAgctaaaatgtgttttattccACAGAGCATTGAGAACATAATTCCTCTCCTAGTCCCAGCTAGAGGAAGGTCTGGAAAGAGGGTAGGGGGACTAGAGAGAAACTATTTTAGCCAATGTTCTATTACTTCCCAATTCACAGTactgcttatttgcttctttgtaTACCTCTCCCTTCCCATTCACTCCTCTTCCACTTGCccctatttgtttgtttatggtactgaggactgaatccagggccactctatcactgggctatacccatacccccagccttttttattttttgagacagggtctcattaagttgcccaggccggccctaacttgtgatcctcctgcctcagtttcttgtgtacaggtgtgcactaccacacctagctaaactattgttttctttctttcttttgtaagttttctttcttttctttttcttttttttttagttgttgatggacctttatttatatgtggtgctgataaccaaacccagtgcctcacacatgctaggcaagcgctctaccactgagctgtagccccagccccaaactacTGTTTTTCTAATAATCACATTGAATGTGCTCATTGGTTGGTGGAATTTTAAAGTTGTCTACTTTAAATCCAGTTAATTTTAGCTCTGCAATGATTCTGTCCATATGGCTCTTTGGAAAATGGGTATAGGTAGTATAGAGGGTTCTTTTATAAATGGAGAACAGCctatatatttcatattcataATTTTCCTGTGCTGTCAAAGACCTCACTGAATCCAAGCCATACATGTAGTTGGGGTCAATATGACTATTACTAGACTCTGCTTATAACCCTCCTCTGCCTTTGTCTAAGGGAACTCAACCCCACATTTAAGTCTTGCCAGCTTCATAGTTGGCTTTGCTATAGCCAGCCCTTCCTGTTTTCATTCATATTCAAAGCCCCAGATAAAATGCACAAGAGATTCTAATCCTCACCTCCCCTCTGCCTCTCCAGCGGATGCAGTGTTGCAGTATGACGTGGAGCTGATTGCACTGATCCGAGCCAACTACTGGCAAAAGCTGGTGAAGGGCATTTTGCCTCTGGTAGGCATGGCCATGGTGCCAGGCCTCCTGTGTCTCATTGGGTTTCACCTATACAAAAAGGCCAACACACCCAAAGTCTCCAAAAAGAAGCTCAAGGAAGAAAAACGAAAcaagagtaaaaagaaataaatgatagtACTTTTAAAGAGCTTTGTATTCTTCACCTGATActttctgaagctgttttttgTAAGTGGGAAAGAGGTGAAGGGCTGAGAAAAAAAGGCATTCTGGAGTTGGATCTTGCCTGGCAAGGGGGGGTGGTTGGAAGCCTTAGGTCACCACTTCCCCTGACCACCTCTTGCTGTCCTAATATACCCCAAAGATCTGCCCATAGGATCTGCCCACTTGGCCTCTAGGTCCTTAAGGTATTGGTATGGGCTCCCATGGTGCCACAACACCAAAGGGCTGTGCTTCACTGCGTCATTGCCTTCCTATTTTCTCTGCTCCCCAGGATGGCAGTATTCCTAGTGTCTTCAAAGTGAACTGCTCTGTCCAAGACAGCAAAAATATAAGGAGTTCATAAACTCCATGGAAGTTTTTAATAGCAAAGCACTtgggtctcaaaaaaaaattttttttctttgaggttgGAAAGACGTGTCCTCCCTTGGATCACAGGGTGTGGGAGATGATGTGGGCTGCTTCAATGATATTATAAGTAGTTGGAGGTGGTTTGTCACCTGACTGGGCAGTAGATGTGGACAAGGGTTGGGATAAGTTGCTTTGATGGTTGACTATGAAGAGTGGGTTGAACTTGCTCAACACTTCATCACTCACAGAGATGCCATCCAAGTACTGCTTGAGCATCTCCCGAAGCTTCCCATTAATTTCCAACAGCTGGGCTCGTCTGTGTTGGAGGCTCAGTTGCTCCAGTTTCACCTTGTTGTACCTTTTCCAGAAATTCTCCATCCCTACGTAGTCAGCCATCACCTGGTAATTGAGTTAGAGAGGGAAAGTGTGCTTCAGGACTCAGTAGCAAATGCTATCCCAAAGCCTATCCTCTCCCAGCCCTTACCTTCACAAGTTCCATAGTAAGCTCTTCGGGATTTTGTTCCTCATTCTCCTCCTGTATATTAGCTGTCAATACTGATGAATAAAAAGGCAGcactttctcttcctctgtttcatattttctacatATTTCAGCAAGTTTAAGGATCTTTTCACCCTGTTGGAAGCAGGAACAGACTTCATTAGGAAAGGGCTAAAAGGGAAATAGTGGAGTTAGTTCTCTGCATGAAACAACTCCAGCGGAACTTCTCATTAAAATGAGAGACAACAGTAATAAATACATCTAACACCTAGTGCTTACCATGTGCCAAGCACTGGTctaagtatttcatatttttattaaattaagctgttattatttaatttaaaatgtatgaggggggggagagagaataaTGAAGATATTCCTAGTGTTCACTTAAGCTTAGGAAGCACGAGGAAACCCTCCTCTACTTCTCTAAGTTCCTTTCACCTCAAGCAGTTTATTTGCCTTTGTTCTGACTGTCCTCTCCCCTTTATTACCTTATCAACGATCTTTTTCAAGGCCTTGAGGGTGGCATTACTTTCCAGGGTGAGCTTGACTAAGTTCTCCTGGGATACCTCTCGAGCCTGCATCCTTTGAGCCTTAAGTTTTCGCAGTTGTATAAGGACCAACTCCTTGTCATTACGGATATACTGGTTCTGATCTTCA
This window encodes:
- the Fkbp11 gene encoding peptidyl-prolyl cis-trans isomerase FKBP11 isoform X1; the encoded protein is MTLRPLFLPLHLLLLLLLSGTVCRAEAGFETESPVRTLQVETLVEPPEPCAEPAAFGDTLHIHYTGTLIDGRIIDTSLTRDPLVIELGQKQVIPGLEQSLLDMCVGEKRRAIIPSHLAYGKRGFPPSVPADAVLQYDVELIALIRANYWQKLVKGILPLVGMAMVPGLLCLIGFHLYKKANTPKVSKKKLKEEKRNKSKKK
- the Drc2 gene encoding dynein regulatory complex subunit 2 isoform X3: MLRRGKKAKTPLSEEEQLLLYQQKLLAEEEMAKKKERLLSQFLKDKLAKEEQNSALNLNKINTQWRTVLREVKTKELHKDIEILSQTFERVVDCKDSVIKNLEEKHFLRIQLENVVEDLWRRFQEALKNYTDATEDRKIAFETLKVKDEKSSKEIEAQMKKIQKLQEAITISKGKIMLHSRESEDQNQYIRNDKELVLIQLRKLKAQRMQAREVSQENLVKLTLESNATLKALKKIVDKGEKILKLAEICRKYETEEEKVLPFYSSVLTANIQEENEEQNPEELTMELVKVMADYVGMENFWKRYNKVKLEQLSLQHRRAQLLEINGKLREMLKQYLDGISVSDEVLSKFNPLFIVNHQSNLSQPLSTSTAQSGDKPPPTTYNIIEAAHIISHTL
- the Fkbp11 gene encoding peptidyl-prolyl cis-trans isomerase FKBP11 isoform X2, whose amino-acid sequence is MTLRPLFLPLHLLLLLLLSGTVCRAEAGFETESPVRTLQVETLGTLIDGRIIDTSLTRDPLVIELGQKQVIPGLEQSLLDMCVGEKRRAIIPSHLAYGKRGFPPSVPADAVLQYDVELIALIRANYWQKLVKGILPLVGMAMVPGLLCLIGFHLYKKANTPKVSKKKLKEEKRNKSKKK